From Microbacterium pseudoresistens, the proteins below share one genomic window:
- a CDS encoding HigA family addiction module antitoxin — translation MSRKLYPPIHPGEVLMEDFIEGFGITQNKLAVSIGVPPRRINEIVHGKRAITADTALRLGRYFGISPQFWLNLQTQYELEVAEDRVSEQIAQITPLKVA, via the coding sequence ATGTCCAGGAAGCTCTACCCGCCCATCCATCCGGGCGAGGTTCTGATGGAGGACTTCATCGAGGGGTTCGGCATCACACAGAACAAGCTCGCCGTGTCGATCGGAGTGCCGCCGCGGCGCATCAACGAGATCGTCCATGGCAAGCGTGCGATCACGGCCGACACCGCGCTGCGGCTGGGGCGCTATTTCGGCATCTCGCCGCAGTTCTGGCTGAACCTGCAGACGCAGTACGAACTGGAGGTCGCAGAGGATCGAGTATCCGAGCAAATCGCCCAGATCACACCGTTGAAGGTCGCGTGA
- a CDS encoding YciI family protein has protein sequence MSSKYLVIHMSDPTGTDLTPSEDQAMLERWAAEGEATGRLGEGAPVAGAEQAKSVVVRDGRALITDGPFPEFKEWFAGYDVITADSIDEAAEYMTKHPVATLGRIYILPQVRLPWDEE, from the coding sequence ATGAGCAGCAAGTACCTCGTCATCCACATGTCCGACCCCACCGGCACCGATCTGACCCCGTCCGAGGACCAGGCGATGCTCGAACGCTGGGCTGCCGAGGGCGAAGCGACAGGACGTCTCGGCGAGGGGGCACCTGTCGCGGGTGCCGAGCAGGCGAAGTCCGTCGTCGTCCGTGACGGCCGAGCCCTGATTACCGACGGCCCGTTCCCCGAGTTCAAGGAGTGGTTCGCCGGCTATGACGTCATCACCGCCGACTCGATCGACGAGGCCGCCGAGTACATGACGAAGCATCCGGTCGCGACCCTCGGCCGCATCTACATTCTTCCGCAGGTGAGACTGCCGTGGGATGAGGAGTGA